GGCAAAAATAAGTTTTCTGAGCAAGATATTATCACTGGATTGAACTAAGTTCAGAATGAAATGACGTCTTTACTCTTGTGTGTTTTCCAGCAGACTACAGGAAAAGATCTCTGGTGTCAGGTTGTGTCTTTCAGCAAAAGTATGTATTTTGTTGCCACATTTTGCACAAATAAACTCAGTTTGATTTTTCTGCTCAGATGCGCCTGATTTAGCTCACCAGTTAATAAGTAAGCAAGGAAATCACTGCACGCTGCTGGACTCTGGCCCTCTATGGCTACTTCTGAAATTTGACCCAAGTCCTTTTAAAATTCCCCAAATCTTACTTCATAGAAACGGACTTACAAAGTGAACTCTGGTTAATCTGCACTGTGTTTTACTGTGTTGTGTTTCTGCATGTGAGGAGAAGTGATGCAGGAGTAATTAATTCTTCAAGGCACCATGTGTGTTTAGCAATTAGCTGTaatggaaaaaaaatccatcaaatttTACACACTTCTCAAAGCCATGCAATACTGGAGTGGTGTACATTACATTCTTCACGTCATGTACTGCACCTGTAAATTTTAGCTTGATTTAAAGCCTCACGGCTGAATGATAGGTCCGTCTGTTAACCATCTTATGCGTTTATGGTGCAAAAGAcagaagaaaagagagagaacACAACATTGGCTGCAAATTACAGGAACCAAAAAAGGACAGGTTTGAATTTGGGTGTCTGACTGGAATAACGTTGTGCTTTCTCAGGCGTCCTCTTAGGCAAAATGACTTCTCTCATGATATGTATGGGTGCGGCCAAGCACTTCTCTCACGAAGGTGGATAGAATTCTTAGATATTAGTGAGTGTCCTCAGCTTCGCTGTGCTTGGTTAGTACCATAGCATCCttgtggaacttttttttttttggctattcCTTCCTATTACTGAGCTAAACTTCTTCATGTCTGAATACTTGTGATCATCAGCAGTAATAGTGGATATTTGGGTCTGTTTCAAACCAAATCATACTATATAAGGCATCATAAAtattctagatttttttttttgaagcatagttttttttccccatttgctAAAAACAGAATGTCATGCAAAGTGGTGACAGGAAGCTGCTacactcaaaaaataaaaatatgaacAATTCCGAGTGAGAAGCAGGGATAGCCCGTGGCAGAAAAACATaaacataattttaaaaaaattccatcttaaATTAGACCTAATATTCTGGTTTGGTAGATGGTTACTAACAGTTTGCGTGGCCTTGCAGGATGAGGTTTATATTGTTTAAAAAAGTGGGCAAGAAATGagtgaattaaaaataaaaataaaaaaagcagcaGTGTGTGGGCTTCTTAGTCAGAGTATTGGTATCCATCAATCTGCATGTCCTGGCCGTTGTCCATGTAGTCTTCAGGGTAAGTGCAGTACTTTCTGTCATAGACTTGACGTGGGAGCCCGTAGACAGTCATGCCTGACTGCGATGCCACCTTGTTTGTACCCATCTGCAGTGAGACGATGGAAGTGTCACAGGCTTCCATGTCCAGCTTCTTATCAAAGATTTGTCGCTTGGTTCCTGGTGCTGTCATACCAGACTGAGTCAGAAGAACAAAAAAGAAGGAGCTGGTAATACTGTTAATGCATCTTAGTTTCGGctggtacactatatggccaaaagtatgtggacacctgaccattacaccaATATGTCTGAGCcttctccaaactgttaccacaaagaaGGAAGCACACAACTGTATACAATGTTTTGCATTTGTCTATAGCATTACACTTTCccgtcactggaactaaggggcccaacCTGATCCAGCACGACAATACCCCtgtacacaaagtgagctccataaaGACAAGGTTGGAGTGTAAGAACTTGAGTGGCCCTGACATCGACCCCagaacacctttgagatgaactggaaaCACTGACTGCATGCCAGACTTCCTCGCCCAACCTCACtactgctcttgtggctgaatgagcacaaatccgcaAAATGTAGTGGAAAACCTTCCAAGAAAAGTAGATGCAGCAAAGGAGGACCAACTCCATATTAATGCCCAGGGTTTTGAAATGGGATATTCCACAAGCGCATACTGTAGTATGTGTGTGTATTGAttggatgttcacatacttttgaccatatgAAGGTTTTAACGATAATGTAAAAGAAATAAATTACAATAGGCAATTTAATGATTTCCTGTTGACCTTGAGAATAAAACTTTCCAATTTGCTTCCTCTTGTGATTGATAAGCTGACAGCTCATTAAACATGTGATCTAGCTGCTGAGTTCAATTACAACCAAACATTGCACAAGTTTTGTTTGACTAGTCCATGATACCAATGTTTAAAACACTGCAAAGAACTGCAGATTACATTAACTGGGTGAAACACTACCAAACAGATCATAATTATAATAACAGATGGCAGTGATGTTACACTTTATAAGCACCTGATTGGCTCCTTTGTTCGTTCCCATCTGCAGACTGATCGTTGACTGGTCCAGAGGATTCTCCATGCCAGCTTTGGGATCATACAGGTGACGCCTTGTGCCGTATGATGTCATCCCTTTCTGGCTGGCGAACTTGTTGGTCCCCATCTGAAAGAGTCCAAAAAAGAAAACAGCAAAAACATTATCAGTCTTTCTACAGGGTGACCAAAAAGCCAGGAATCAAAGACAGCAAAACTACACATACTTAATTTTGTATATATTATTTACAA
This genomic interval from Neoarius graeffei isolate fNeoGra1 chromosome 20, fNeoGra1.pri, whole genome shotgun sequence contains the following:
- the LOC132868568 gene encoding calponin-1-like isoform X5; translated protein: MEGLKDGVILCELINALQPGSVRKINNSTQNWHQLENIGNFVRAIQDYGLKPHDIFEANDLFENVNHTQVQSTLIALAGMAKSKGVHTKSDIGVKYAEKQQRRFAPEKLKEGRNVIGLQMGTNKFASQKGMTSYGTRRHLYDPKAGMENPLDQSTISLQMGTNKGANQSGMTAPGTKRQIFDKKLDMEACDTSIVSLQMGTNKVASQSGMTVYGLPRQVYDRKYCTYPEDYMDNGQDMQIDGYQYSD